AGTAGCTAAATTGCATGATAGAATTGCCAATCAAAGACGCAATTTACTACATCAAGTAACATGTCAACTTATTAGGAATTACGATATAATCTGTCTTGAAGATTTGCAGATTAAAAACATGATGAAAAATCATAAATTAGCAAGAAATATAGCTGATGTTAGTTGGTCAGAGTTTATGAGACAACTAACATATAAAGCCAAATGGTTTGGCAGGGTTATTGTCAAAATAGATAAATTTTATCCTTCAAGCCAATTATGTCATGTTTGTGGGTATAAAAATACTGAAGTAAAAAACTTAAATGTTAGAGAGTGGAACTGTCCTGAATGTAAAACACATCACGATAGAGATGTAAATGCAGCTATAAATATTAGAGATGAAGGATTAAGAATATTAAACATAGCTTAATCTTGAATAACATATACAAGAACCGTAGGAACTATGGGGATAGCTCGGAGATACTGTATTCGTTAGAATACTTGACCGAGAATTCTGCGACTTTAGTCGTGGGAGGTTCAGTATACACTGGCAAATTCGGAAGTTGGAATTGTAAAATGCTTTAAATTATTGATGCAACAAGAACATTATTCTATACCATCAGATGAGGAAATAAAAAGAACGATTGGTATGCCGATGATAGAGGCTATACGCGTTTTGTTCAAGGAAGATGATGAGGCATTGCTACATGAACTCAGAGATAAATACACTGTATTTGCTGATAAGTTCATGACAGAAAACACAAAGTTATATCCGCAGACGATACCTGCCTTAAAAAAAATAAAAGAAGCTGGCGCTAAAACGGCTATCATATCTAGTAAAACTCGTCGTCGCATTATGCAGACTTTAACGCGCGATAAAATTACCGATTTAGTGGAATTTGTCATCGGCAGTGAAGATGTTAAATCACATAAGCCTTCACCAGAGGGGATACTCATGGCAATCGAAAGATTTAAGGTTGCAAAATCAGATGTGCTTTATATTGGGGATAATGTAATTGATGGCGGTGCGGCACAAAATGCTGGTGTAGATTTTGCAGCTGTATTGACTGGAAATAATGTAAGAGAAGATTTCGTTAAAATGCCATACGTAAAAATTATGAATAGCTTAGATGAATTATTATGATAATGCATAAATTAAGTTAACATATTTACAATAGAATATAAATAAATTATAATAGTTATTATCAATAAAAAGCAAAGGTGCTGGACAATTATCTTCAGCATCTTTTTTTATACGGATTTTATTGAAAACATATTTTTATTTTGAAAGGATGGTTTGTAATATGGTAAAAGTTGACTTAAATAGTGATTTAGGGGAAAGTTTTGGCATTTATAAAATTGGCAATGATAGCGAAGTTTTAAAGTATGTAAGCTCTGCAAATATCGCTTGTGGTCTACATGCTGGAGACCCATTTGTAATGCATAAGACAGTTAGACTTGCACTTGAAAATAATACTGCAATCGGCGCACATCCTGGCTTTATGGATTTAAATGGCTTTGGTCGTCGTAAAATGGATTTAACAGCGCAGGAAGTATATGATTTGATTGTGTATCAAATAGGTGCTCTTTCGGCATTTGTAAAAGCTGAAGGTGGAAAAATGCAACATGTTAAACCGCATGGTGCGCTTTATAATACAGCTGCAAAAGATGAAAAATTGTCAACTGCTATTGCACAAGCGGTTTATGATGTAAACCCAGAATTAATTTTATATGGACTTGCTGGAAGTTGGCTCATAAAAGCAGGTGAAAAAGTAGGACTTAAAACGGCTAGTGAAGTTTTTGCTGATAGAACGTATCAAGAAGATGGCTCGCTTACACCGCGCAGTCAAGCAAATGCAATGATTACTGATGATGAAAAAGCTATCATGCAAGTTTTAGGTATGGTTAAAACGGGTGAAGTTACTACTGTTTCAGGTAAGAAGATAAAAGTAAAAGCTGATACAGTATGTATTCATGGTGATAGCCAAAAGGCTTTGGCTTTTGCACAAAAAATAAACGATGCTTTAAAACGAGAAAATATTGAAATGAAAGCATTTATTTAAGAAAGGATGTGTCTATATGGGTAATAAAGGTGGTTTTAATTGGAGTGTTTTACTAGGTGCTGCTTTTTTGATGGCAACATCATCTATTGGCCCTGGATTTTTAACACAGACAACAGTATTCACACAGACATTATTAGCTAGTTTTGGTTTTGTTATTTTAATCTCTATTATTTTAGATATTGGTGCACAGCTCAATGTATGGCGTGTAATTGGTATTTCTGGCAAACGCGGTCAAGATGTAGCTAATATGGTAATGCCAGGGCTAGGATATTTTGTAGCTCTTTTAATCGTAATGGGCGGTCTTGGATTTAATATTGGCAATATCGCAGGCGCTGGCATGGGCTTTAATGTAATGTTTGGCATTGATACGGTAACAGGTGCTGTCATAAGTGCAATTATTGCTATATCCATATTTTTATTTAAAGAAGCAGGACGCTTGATGGACAGATTTACGCAAATTGCTGGTTTCGTAATGATAATATTGACCTTATATGTAGCAATTTCTTCTGCTCCACCAGTTGGCGAAGCTATTACAAAGACTTTTATGCCAGATATCATTGACCCTATGGCTATTGTCACACTTGTAGGCGGTACAGTTGGCGGTTATATCACTTTTTCTGGTGGCCATCGCTTAATAGATGCAGGAATTGTTGGTCAAAAAGCATTGCCACAGATTACACGAAGCTCTGTAACAGGTGTATGTGTAACTGGTATCATGCGCGTTGTTTTATTCTTAGCAGCATTAGGCGTCATCTCACAAGGTCTGCAACTTGATTCAGCTAATCCACCAGCATCTGTATTCAATCTTGCAGTAGGTAATGTTGGTTATAAAATCTTTGGCGTTGTAATGTGGGCAGCAGCTATTTCTTCTGTAATCGGTGCAGCATATACTTCTGTATCATTTATTCGCAGTTTCAGCCCTAAAATAGAAAATAATTATCGTTGGTTTGTAATTGCTTTCATCGTATTTTCTACTGTAGTTTTTGCAATTGTAGGTCAGCCAGTAAAGACTTTAATTGTAGTAGGTACTTTAAACGGTTTGATTTTGCCTATCACTTTATTAGTTATGATTATTGCAGCACATAAAAAATCTATCGTAGGAGATTATAAACATCCATTATGGATGAGTATTTTTGGTGTTATCGTCGTTTTAATGACAGCTTATATGGGCATTTTAACCGTTATAAATCAATTGCCTAAATTATTCATGTGATATGGAGGCGATTTGATTTGAATAATGATTTTGAAATAAAACCATTAGGCGAGGCTGGTATTATTGTAAAATTTGGTAATGAAATCAGCCCCGATATTCATTATAAAATAAAAGCTTTGTCGGATTATTTGGAGCAACATCCATTTATAGGCATGGTAGAATACGTTATATCATATACGAGTTTGGCAATATATTACAATCCATTTATCGTGAAAAAATCTTTTATCATGTATAAAGGTCAATCGGCTTTTCAAATTGTAGCGACATATATAAAAGATTGTGTGCAGAAAATGCAAAAAGTAGATGAAAACAACGCTAAAGTGGTTGAAATTCCAATATGTTATGGCGGAGAATACGGGCCTGATATAGAATTTGTGGCAAAGCATAATAATTTATCTGTAGAAGAAGTTATAAAACTTCATACAGCACCGCAATACTTAGTGTATATGATTGGTTTTTGTCCTGGTTTTCCGTATTTAGGCGGTATGGATAAGCGTATTGCCACACCGCGCCGCGAAGTTCCACGCGTAAAAATACCAGCTCGTAGCATTGGCATTGCAGGTGAACAGACGGGTGGTTATCCAATAAGTACCCCTGGTGGTTGGCAGATAATTGGACGTACACCGATTGAAATGTTCAATCCGAAAGATGAACAAAATCCTTCGCTGCTACATTCAGGTGATTTAGTAAAATTTTATGCGATATCTGAACAAGAGTATTTAGCACTAAAGGGGGAACAGGCAGATGAGTCTTAAAATTATCCGTCCAGGATTGTTGACTACATTGCAAGATACTGGCAGATATGGCTATCAAAAAGTAGGTGTAATAACTTCTGGTGCTATGGATGTATATTCTCTGCGCTTGGCTAATATTTTAGTGGGCAATGATGAAAATGAGGCAGCACTTGAGATAACACTTACAGGGCCGACGATAGAATTTACTTCAGATACTTTGATTGCAATTACTGGAGGAGATTTTTCACCGATAATTGATGGGCAAAAAGTGCCAACACTTAGACCTGTTGCAGTAAAAGCGGGTGCTATTTTAAAATTCAGTTCGTGCAAAGTCGGTTGTCGAGCATATCTTGCTGTAGCTGGTGGTTATGATGTGCCAAAAGTTATGGGCAGTAAAAGCACTTATTTAAGAGCTAATATAGGTGGTTTTAATGGTCGTGTTTTGAAAAAAGGCGATTTACTAAATACGAATGAACCGAGTGAATACGGACAACAGATGATGATAAATTTATTATCGCGCGGTGCTCATTCATTTGCTCATGCTAAATGGTGCATAAGCAAAGTTCATACTTCTGAGAAAAATTTGCGCAAACCGATTAGAGTGATGGCCGGATTGCAATACGATAGTTTTTTAGAAAAAGCCAAATATGATTTTTTTGCAACGGATTATTTGATTACAACGCAATCAGACCGAATGGGTTATCGCTTAGAAGGTGCTAAACTGGAAACAAATGGTCATTTAGAAATGATTTCTGAAGTAGCTTGCTCAGGGACAATTCAAGTGCCACCGAATGGTTTGCCGATTATTTTAATGGCAGACCATCAGACCACGGCTGGTTATCCAGTTATTGGACAGATTGCGCTTGTAGATGTAGCGCGTATCGCTCAATTAAAACCGGGCGATAGAATTAATTTTAAATTGATTAGCAATGAAGAAGGCGAGCGATTATTTATTGCTATGGAAAAATGTATTGAAAATATAAAAATTGCTGTAGCTGGCAAACTCTAACAGGGGGTTTTTGATTTGTTATCTTTAGAGGAAATAAAAGAATTAGTAAAAGTATTAGAAGACTCTTCTTTAAATAAATTAGAACTTAAATATGAAGACGGTAAAGTTTTATTAGAAAAAACAGTTACTGCAATAAATGAACCAGTGGTAAATACGACAGTTGCACCTATGGCAATGCCTGCAAAAACGGGCGAACAGATTGTGGAAATTACAGCACCTATGGTAGGAACTTTCTATGGTGCGCCAGACCCTAAAGCTGAACCTTTTGTCAAAGTCGGTTCTAAAGTAACACCGAATACAGTGGTTTGTATTTTGGAAGCGATGAAATTGTTTTCAGAAATTGAAGCGGAAGTTGAAGGCGAAATCACAGAAATTCTCGTTAAAGATGGTGAATTTGTTGAATTTGGACAGCCTTTATTTAAAGTAAAAACTGTATGACGGTATTAGAGAAAGGTTTTGCTTATGTTTAAGAAAGTTTTAATTGCTAATCGCGGTGAAATTGCAGTACGCATCATTCGTGCTTGCCATGAACTGGGAATTAGTGCAGTAGCTGTATATTCGGAAGCAGACAAGGACTCTTTACATGTGCGCCTTGCTGATGAAGCGTATTGTATCGGTCCTTCACAGGCTAAAAAAAGTTATTTAGATATATCGAGAATTATAGAAACGGCTAAAGCTGCCAAGGCAGATGCCATTCATCCAGGCTATGGTTTTTTAGCAGAAAATGCGGATTTTGCTGATGCCTGTGAAAATTATAATATCACGTATATTGGAGCAAGTGGTGAAGCTATTCGCCAAATGGGCGATAAAGCTGTAGCTAGAAAAACCATGCAAAAAGTAGGCGTGCCTGTCGTACCAGGAACAGAAGATTTAATTCATGATGAAAAAGAAGCGCAGGAAACAGCAGAAAAAATTGGCTATCCTGTGCTCATAAAAGCGACTGCTGGCGGTGGCGGTAAAGGCATGCGCGTGGTAGAAGATAGCACAGAGCTTGTAAAAGCTTTGCGACAAGCTGCTCAAGAAGCAGAACGTTCTTTTGGTAACGCAGGCGTTTATCTGGAAAAATATTTGACACATTCTCGCCATGTAGAAATTCAGATAATGGCTGATAATTATGGAAATGTAGTTTATCTCGGTGAACGCGATTGTTCAACGCAACGCCGTCATCAAAAAGTCATTGAAGAAGCGCCTTCTCCTATCATAACGCCAGAAATTAGAAATAAAATGGGTAAAGCAGCTGTCAATGCTGCTAGAGCTGTTAATTATAGCGGTGCTGGTACGGTGGAATTTATTGTAGATGAACATAAGAATTTTTATTTTATGGAAATGAATACGCGCATTCAGGTTGAACATCCTGTAACGGAAATGGTAACAGGTACAGACTTGATTAAAACTCAGATTATCGTGGCAGCAGGAGAAAAATTGCCATGGACACAAGATGATATTCATATAAATGGTTGGGCGATTGAATGTCGTGTAAATGCAGAAGACCCATTGCATAATTTCATGCCATGTCCTGGAAAAATAACGCGCTATAATCCTCCATTTGGCAAGGGCATCCGCGTTGATAGTGCCATGTATAAAGGATATTTAATAACGCCATTTTATGATTCAATGATTGCTAAATTAATTGTTTGGGCACCGACAAGGCAAGAAGCTATTGAAAAGATGGAAAGGGCTTTAGCTTCCTTCCGTATTGAAGGGGTGAACACTACAATTAATTTACAACGTAAAATTTTAATGACAGAAGCTTTTAAAGAAGCCAAAATTGATACAAATTATTTGGAAGAACACTTAGAAGAAATTTTAAATAAATATTGATGTTTTATAAAAAGATGGTGAGATTATGAATTTAGCAACAGCAACACCTAGTGAAGTTAGACAGTTGATACGCAAGGGTGAAATTGATGCACAGACAAGTGGTATGTGCAATGGATATGCCCAAGCTAATATGGCTGTATTGCCAAAAGATTTGGCGTTTGATTTCTTATTATTTACACAGCGCAATAAAAAGCCTTGTCCTGTGCTCGATGTAACAGAAGTAGGTTCACCAGTGCCAAAACTTGTAGCGCCAACGGCTGACTTGCGCCACGATATACCACGCTATCGCATATATCGCCATGGTGAACTCACTGATGAAGTGACTGATGTAGAAAAATATTGGCGTGATGATTTAGTTGCTTTTTTATTAGGCTGTAGTTTTTCTTTTGAAGGGCCGATGTTAGAAGCTGGTTTAGAAGTTCGCCATATTACAGACCAGCATAATGTGCCTATGTATAAGACAAATATTGAATGTATACCAGCAGGTGTATTTCATGGGCCGATGGTTGTTTCCATGCGCCCGATGAAACCAGCTGATGCAATTCGTGCAGTACAGATTACGACGCGCATGCCATTTGTACACGGTGCGCCAATTCATATTGGTGACCCTGAAGCAATCGGCATAAAAGATATAGATAAACCTAATTTTGGTGAACGCTCAGAAATAAAACCGGGTGAAATTCCAGTATTTTGGGCATGCGGTGTAACGCCACAAGCGGTGGCAATGGCAGTGAAACCAGAATTTATGATAACGCATGCACCTGGTTATATGTTCATAACAGATGTATTAAATGCCGAACTTTCAATAATGTAAAATAAAAAAAGCGTATCTAATTTATTTAGATACGCTTTTTCTATTAATTAAATTCAATAGAGTTTAATTGAGAAACAGTAATTGAAGTAGGTATATTTGTTTTAAATGGTATTGCAGATAATTTTTCTTTAGCGTAATAACAGCTAGTTGCTACAGCTTCGCCATCTTGGTAATATATTTCCATGACGCTAGTATCAATGTAAATATCTAAATGAAGTTTTTCTTTAACTGAAACAGTAAAATATCTTTTTCCCTTTCCACCTAAAGATAAATCATCGCGATTTACACAAAATTCTTGTGTATTTTTATCAAAAGATAATTTTAAAATATCGCCACCAATTTCAAAATCCCCCTGCCAATAATTTTTATCGGTCATATCAATATCAAGAGTGATTTTACAAGGAGTATTTAAAATTAAATCTTGGCAATTTAAATATGTTTCATTATTTTTATTGAGTGCATTTAATTCCTGTACAGGAGTTTGATAAATTATATTATTTTTTATATGCAATTCACGTGGTATGGTTAAAGAATAAATCCACCCTTCATTAGTTGTAGGGTATTCACTTTCTTTTTCAGGCATGCCAATCCAACCAATTAAAATATTGCGGTTTTTATTGACAAGAACTTGGGGTGCATAAAAATCAAAACCGTGGTCAAGTTCTTGAAATTCACCATGAGTAAATTCAAGTGTATCTGGATTGAATTTGCCGATTAAATAGCCTGCTTGATAAATATTGTTATATTTATGTCCTTGGGCTTTAATTCCCTGCGGGCAAAAGATTAAGATATCATGACCGTCGATATTTATAAAATTAGGGCATTCCCACATATAGCCAAAGTCTTTATAATCTGTTTTCAATTCGCCACGCAACTGCCAAGCATTATTTACTTCTTCATAGATTAGGGCACAGCCAGTTAAATTTTCGCGTTGAGCACCGATTATAAAAAATGAGCGATTGCTGTGTTTAAAAAGATAAGGATCTCTAAAATGTGTAGTATATCCACTTGGCACATCATCTACGAGAATTTCTTTTTTAGAAAAACTGCCATCATCATTTTTTATAGCTAAAACTTGACGAGGATAACGAATGTTATTTGCATCTTTTAGATTAGCAGTATAAACAAGTTCTAATCGATTGTTATTTACGCGCGCAGAACCGGAATAACAACCATTTTTATCAAAATCATCTATAGGTGCTAAAGCTAATTGAGGAATGGAATAGTTGATAAAATCAGTTGTGGTTGTATAGCCCCAATGTTTATTGATATGTTGGCAGCCTGTAGGATTCCATTGATAAAAAATTTGATATTTGCCATTATATACGCAAAGACCGTTTGGGTCATTTACGAGGCCAAAGGGCATTTCTAAATGGAATTTATTGTGCCAGAGGCTAGGTTTTTCCATGTATATATGCCAATTGTCCTTCAATGTTTTATTGTCCATAGAGAAACTCCTTTCTATAAATTTTTAGATTTTCCGTGTGCTTTCTTGAGTTAAAAGAACCATATTATTATCGAATTCAGATTGTACAGCGTTTCCATGTAACATGGATAATAATTTTTCAGCCGTTTTAGCACCGAGATATTTATAATCAAAAGATATCGTTGTCAATGATGGATAAGAGACTTTGCTATAAGGATATCCGCCAAAACCTGTCAGTGAAATATCTTGAGGGACTTTGATATTTTTTTCGTGTAAATAGCGCAAAAGACCTAAAGCGATATTATCAGTAGCACAAATTACAGCAGTAGGTTTATAAAAAAGAACTTCATTTCCTTTTTTATATGCAGTATCAAAGTTGAAATCCGTTTCAATGAAATGAATTTTTCCATCTGGAATTATAGATAGAAAAGTATCTGCAAATCCTTTATAACGGTCAACACCTACAGCTATATCCAAAGGTGATACGCCGAGATATGCGACATTTTTGTGATTTAGGCTAGCAATATATTCGCCCATAATATGACCAGCTTTTATATCGTTTACTTTTAAATACGTTGTATCAGGATGGCTTTGACCAGTGAATAAAATGGGAATGGGAGCATTTTTGACAATGGATAGATGTTCTTTTGTTATAGCTATAGATTGCACGATAATCCCATCTACACCTTGCTGAATTAATTGGCGAATATTAGCTATTTCTTTATCAATCTGTAAATCACTTACTAATATGAGAACTTGATAATCTTCTTTTTGTAAAATTGAATTGAAGCCAGCGAGCAATTTACTGGCAGAAAATGAGTCAAGACGAGGCATTACAATGCCGATTAATTTACTGTTTTTTGTCTTTAAACGTCTAGCAAAAAAATTTGATTTATAACCTGTTTGCGTTATAACTTTATCAATAAGAGCAGCTTTTTCTTTACTCACATATCCATTATTTAAATAGCGGGATACTGTGCTTTTTGCCACCCCTGCCATAGTAGCTATTTCTTGTATGGTAATTTTTTTATTCATGATAAAGTCATTCCTTTGCTTTTATTATTCTTCTGGTTTAAAGCATACCACAGTTAAGATAAAAGCAACAACTAGACCGATGAAATTAACGAGAAGATATGCAGGCAATCTATCCATGTATAACAATGTACCAGGGATAACAGTGATGCCCATACCAGTTCCAGCAAGTTTTAATAAACTAGCTGTAGCACCAGCGCAAGCACCGCCTACTAAACCACAGATAAATGGCTTCATAAAACGCAGATTGATACCGAAGATTACAGGTTCAGTTATACCTAAAAATGCAGGAATGATGGAAGATATATACATAGTACGTTTTTTCTTATTTTTAGTGCGAAAAGCAACAGCGAGAGCAGCACCTCCTTGGGCAACGATAGCGCCAGTGATGATAGCATTGAACATATCTTTTCCTGTAGAGGATAATAATTCGATTTCTAAAGCGTTGAATACATGGTGGATACCACTTACGACGATTACTTGATGTAGACCGCCGACAACAAAGCCACCGATACCGAATGGCATTTCAAGGAAGGTTTTTACAGCATCAAATATAAATAATTCAATTGTGTGCATGATTGGTCCAATGATTAAAAGTCCTAAAATCATGCAGATGAATAAAGTCAAAAATGGTGTGACGATTAAATCAATTACATCAGGTATGATTTTCTTCAAATACGCTTGTAATTTGGAAGCAACAATACCCAAAATCAAAGCAGGTAAAACAGAACCTTGATAGCCAACTACAGGAATGTTTATGCCTAAGATATTAAAATACAAAGGGTCAACTGTTCCAGCGGCGATAGCATAAGCATTTGGCAATTGTGGTGCTACGAGCATCAAACCGAGGACAATGCCTATTACTGGTGTTCCGCCAAATTTTTTCATGGCTGACCATGTAACAAGTGCTGGCAAAAATGCGAATGCCGTATCGGTTAAAATCTGAGATATCATTAAGAAATTATCGCTGAATTCAAAACCAAGGCTCATTAAAGTACCGCGAATACCCATGAAAAGACCGGTGGCAACTAATACAGGAATGATAGGAACGAAGATATCGCCTAATGTACGGGAAATTTTTTGGGACATGGACATTTGAGCATACGCTTCAGCTTTATTGTTACTATTAAAATTTCCTGTTTGCTTTATCACAACATCATAAACTTTATTGACAAAACCAGTGCCTAAAATTATCTGATATTGAGCTGCTGCGAAAAATTGTCCTTTTACGCCGTCGATATTTTCAATGGCTTTTTCATTGATTTTTGTTTTGTCGTTTAAGATTAAGCGCAAACGTGTAGCACAGTGTTCTACAGAGCGAATATTATCTTTACCGCCGATATTGTCTAAAATTTCAGCTGCAACGCATTCTTCTTTAGATAAATTAGCGTATTTATCATTTGCTTCTTCATTATTTGCAGTATCTGGCGCGGAAGTTTCATCAGATTTTTCTTCTGCTATTTTAGTTTGTTTATCTGCTTGTGCGATTAAGCTTTGTGCATCATTTTCGATTATGATTTCATTGTAATCGTAAGCATTTGTGATTAAAAAAGGTGTAGTTACATCGTAGCCTGCTTTTTTTATTGCTTCGATATCAAATGTTAAGAGCAAATCACCTTTTTTTACAGTATCTCCTTGATTTACAAGATTGTTAAAAGGAGCACCGTTTAAATTTACTGTATCAATGCCAATATGGATTAAAATAGCTTCTCCATTTACTCCAGTTAAGCCAATTGCATGTTTTGTTTCAAATAAAACTTCTACTTTAGCATCAAATGGAGCAAATACCTTTCCTTCGCTTGGAATAATACCGACGCCCGCGCCCATAGCTCCACTAGCAAAGGCAGGGTCTTTGACTTCATTTAAGGGAATTAATTTGCCTTGTATAGGGCTAGTTAATTTTAAATTTTGCATACGAACTACTCCTTTTATGTAATATATGGAACTGTTTCCATATATATGGTATCAATTCCATATACATAAGTCAAGTATATATATACATTTTTTGGTTAGATGTTGCATATATAATGGAAATAGTTTATTATATAAGAAAATATTATTAATGAATTATTTAGCAAATTTTTTTATTTTTTTTTATTTTTTGTTTTTAT
The window above is part of the Megamonas hypermegale genome. Proteins encoded here:
- a CDS encoding HAD family hydrolase, with the translated sequence MANSEVGIVKCFKLLMQQEHYSIPSDEEIKRTIGMPMIEAIRVLFKEDDEALLHELRDKYTVFADKFMTENTKLYPQTIPALKKIKEAGAKTAIISSKTRRRIMQTLTRDKITDLVEFVIGSEDVKSHKPSPEGILMAIERFKVAKSDVLYIGDNVIDGGAAQNAGVDFAAVLTGNNVREDFVKMPYVKIMNSLDELL
- a CDS encoding LamB/YcsF family protein: MVKVDLNSDLGESFGIYKIGNDSEVLKYVSSANIACGLHAGDPFVMHKTVRLALENNTAIGAHPGFMDLNGFGRRKMDLTAQEVYDLIVYQIGALSAFVKAEGGKMQHVKPHGALYNTAAKDEKLSTAIAQAVYDVNPELILYGLAGSWLIKAGEKVGLKTASEVFADRTYQEDGSLTPRSQANAMITDDEKAIMQVLGMVKTGEVTTVSGKKIKVKADTVCIHGDSQKALAFAQKINDALKRENIEMKAFI
- a CDS encoding NRAMP family divalent metal transporter is translated as MGNKGGFNWSVLLGAAFLMATSSIGPGFLTQTTVFTQTLLASFGFVILISIILDIGAQLNVWRVIGISGKRGQDVANMVMPGLGYFVALLIVMGGLGFNIGNIAGAGMGFNVMFGIDTVTGAVISAIIAISIFLFKEAGRLMDRFTQIAGFVMIILTLYVAISSAPPVGEAITKTFMPDIIDPMAIVTLVGGTVGGYITFSGGHRLIDAGIVGQKALPQITRSSVTGVCVTGIMRVVLFLAALGVISQGLQLDSANPPASVFNLAVGNVGYKIFGVVMWAAAISSVIGAAYTSVSFIRSFSPKIENNYRWFVIAFIVFSTVVFAIVGQPVKTLIVVGTLNGLILPITLLVMIIAAHKKSIVGDYKHPLWMSIFGVIVVLMTAYMGILTVINQLPKLFM
- the pxpB gene encoding 5-oxoprolinase subunit PxpB; this encodes MNNDFEIKPLGEAGIIVKFGNEISPDIHYKIKALSDYLEQHPFIGMVEYVISYTSLAIYYNPFIVKKSFIMYKGQSAFQIVATYIKDCVQKMQKVDENNAKVVEIPICYGGEYGPDIEFVAKHNNLSVEEVIKLHTAPQYLVYMIGFCPGFPYLGGMDKRIATPRREVPRVKIPARSIGIAGEQTGGYPISTPGGWQIIGRTPIEMFNPKDEQNPSLLHSGDLVKFYAISEQEYLALKGEQADES
- a CDS encoding biotin-dependent carboxyltransferase family protein, whose product is MSLKIIRPGLLTTLQDTGRYGYQKVGVITSGAMDVYSLRLANILVGNDENEAALEITLTGPTIEFTSDTLIAITGGDFSPIIDGQKVPTLRPVAVKAGAILKFSSCKVGCRAYLAVAGGYDVPKVMGSKSTYLRANIGGFNGRVLKKGDLLNTNEPSEYGQQMMINLLSRGAHSFAHAKWCISKVHTSEKNLRKPIRVMAGLQYDSFLEKAKYDFFATDYLITTQSDRMGYRLEGAKLETNGHLEMISEVACSGTIQVPPNGLPIILMADHQTTAGYPVIGQIALVDVARIAQLKPGDRINFKLISNEEGERLFIAMEKCIENIKIAVAGKL
- the accB gene encoding acetyl-CoA carboxylase biotin carboxyl carrier protein, with amino-acid sequence MLSLEEIKELVKVLEDSSLNKLELKYEDGKVLLEKTVTAINEPVVNTTVAPMAMPAKTGEQIVEITAPMVGTFYGAPDPKAEPFVKVGSKVTPNTVVCILEAMKLFSEIEAEVEGEITEILVKDGEFVEFGQPLFKVKTV
- the accC gene encoding acetyl-CoA carboxylase biotin carboxylase subunit, which translates into the protein MFKKVLIANRGEIAVRIIRACHELGISAVAVYSEADKDSLHVRLADEAYCIGPSQAKKSYLDISRIIETAKAAKADAIHPGYGFLAENADFADACENYNITYIGASGEAIRQMGDKAVARKTMQKVGVPVVPGTEDLIHDEKEAQETAEKIGYPVLIKATAGGGGKGMRVVEDSTELVKALRQAAQEAERSFGNAGVYLEKYLTHSRHVEIQIMADNYGNVVYLGERDCSTQRRHQKVIEEAPSPIITPEIRNKMGKAAVNAARAVNYSGAGTVEFIVDEHKNFYFMEMNTRIQVEHPVTEMVTGTDLIKTQIIVAAGEKLPWTQDDIHINGWAIECRVNAEDPLHNFMPCPGKITRYNPPFGKGIRVDSAMYKGYLITPFYDSMIAKLIVWAPTRQEAIEKMERALASFRIEGVNTTINLQRKILMTEAFKEAKIDTNYLEEHLEEILNKY
- a CDS encoding putative hydro-lyase, with translation MNLATATPSEVRQLIRKGEIDAQTSGMCNGYAQANMAVLPKDLAFDFLLFTQRNKKPCPVLDVTEVGSPVPKLVAPTADLRHDIPRYRIYRHGELTDEVTDVEKYWRDDLVAFLLGCSFSFEGPMLEAGLEVRHITDQHNVPMYKTNIECIPAGVFHGPMVVSMRPMKPADAIRAVQITTRMPFVHGAPIHIGDPEAIGIKDIDKPNFGERSEIKPGEIPVFWACGVTPQAVAMAVKPEFMITHAPGYMFITDVLNAELSIM
- a CDS encoding glycoside hydrolase family 32 protein, which encodes MDNKTLKDNWHIYMEKPSLWHNKFHLEMPFGLVNDPNGLCVYNGKYQIFYQWNPTGCQHINKHWGYTTTTDFINYSIPQLALAPIDDFDKNGCYSGSARVNNNRLELVYTANLKDANNIRYPRQVLAIKNDDGSFSKKEILVDDVPSGYTTHFRDPYLFKHSNRSFFIIGAQRENLTGCALIYEEVNNAWQLRGELKTDYKDFGYMWECPNFINIDGHDILIFCPQGIKAQGHKYNNIYQAGYLIGKFNPDTLEFTHGEFQELDHGFDFYAPQVLVNKNRNILIGWIGMPEKESEYPTTNEGWIYSLTIPRELHIKNNIIYQTPVQELNALNKNNETYLNCQDLILNTPCKITLDIDMTDKNYWQGDFEIGGDILKLSFDKNTQEFCVNRDDLSLGGKGKRYFTVSVKEKLHLDIYIDTSVMEIYYQDGEAVATSCYYAKEKLSAIPFKTNIPTSITVSQLNSIEFN
- a CDS encoding LacI family DNA-binding transcriptional regulator encodes the protein MNKKITIQEIATMAGVAKSTVSRYLNNGYVSKEKAALIDKVITQTGYKSNFFARRLKTKNSKLIGIVMPRLDSFSASKLLAGFNSILQKEDYQVLILVSDLQIDKEIANIRQLIQQGVDGIIVQSIAITKEHLSIVKNAPIPILFTGQSHPDTTYLKVNDIKAGHIMGEYIASLNHKNVAYLGVSPLDIAVGVDRYKGFADTFLSIIPDGKIHFIETDFNFDTAYKKGNEVLFYKPTAVICATDNIALGLLRYLHEKNIKVPQDISLTGFGGYPYSKVSYPSLTTISFDYKYLGAKTAEKLLSMLHGNAVQSEFDNNMVLLTQESTRKI